One window of Amaranthus tricolor cultivar Red isolate AtriRed21 chromosome 11, ASM2621246v1, whole genome shotgun sequence genomic DNA carries:
- the LOC130826942 gene encoding LOB domain-containing protein 15-like translates to MSKNRERFEEGEKRKRLKREIDDTKSSIMVASNSCYNMMCVGPTPTRTPTPPLGTALNTITPCAACKLLRRRCAEECPFSPYFSPHEPQKFAAVHKVFGASNVSKLLMEVPENQRADAANSLVYEANVRLRDPIYGSMGAISTLQHHVQTLQAQLNAIRAQIIKYKYREATNNLISAANNQTNNLPHHGGHPDNSLVTSMAAAVLAASFPPQVQSPPHLKPTPPPPLSTPPPLLCPVAVLSSSYTPPPPPPLAPPPDSGTANNGFTSISNDHGVPFFD, encoded by the exons ATGTCCAAAAACAG GGAGAGATTTGAAGAAggcgaaaaaagaaaaagattaaaGAGAGAGATCGATGATACAAAATCATCAATAATGGTGGCAAGTAATTCATGTTATAATATGATGTGTGTGGGTCCAACTCCGACACGTACACCTACACCACCGTTGGGAACAGCTTTGAATACTATAACGCCTTGTGCCGCCTGCAAGCTTCTCCGGCGACGTTGCGCGGAAGAATGTCCTTTCTCACCTTATTTTTCACCACATGAACCTCAAAAGTTTGCCGCCGTTCACAAAGTATTTGGTGCTAGTAACGTCTCTAAATTGCTCATG GAAGTACCAGAAAACCAAAGGGCAGACGCAGCGAATAGTCTAGTATATGAAGCGAACGTAAGACTAAGAGATCCAATTTATGGTTCGATGGGTGCAATCTCAACATTACAACATCATGTTCAAACATTACAAGCTCAACTCAATGCAATTAGGGCTCAAATTATAAAGTACAAATATAGAGAAGCTACTAATAATCTCATTTCTGCAGCTAATAATCAAACTAATAATCTTCCTCATCACGGCGGCCATCCTGATAATTCATTAGTCACTTCTATGGCAGCCGCCGTTTTAGCCGCTAGTTTCCCACCACAAGTACAATCGCCACCGCACCTGAAACCAACGCCGCCACCACCGCTGTCTACACCTCCACCACTTTTGTGTCCTGTTGCTGTGCTTTCGTCATCGTACACACCACCTCCACCACCGCCTCTAGCTCCGCCTCCTGATTCTGGCACAGCCAATAATGGATTTACTTCTATTTCTAATGATCATGGTGTTCCATTTtttgattga